The proteins below come from a single Dryobates pubescens isolate bDryPub1 chromosome 16, bDryPub1.pri, whole genome shotgun sequence genomic window:
- the TTC1 gene encoding tetratricopeptide repeat protein 1 translates to MEEFKDASLPEKFLDQLKLSDQKSSETAPKDAQTSQNTESGCTSSLAKDPTTTDESFHDCHDSFEAKEPVLDDDGNLQNDENSSRKQTELDEEYLLELEKDMPEEEKQKRRKESTTLKEKGNEQFKKGDYGEAEDSYTRALQICPACFQKDRAVLFSNRAAAKMKQEKIEAALSDCSKAVELDPNYIRALLRRAELYEKTEKLDEALEDYKAILEKDPSVHQAREACMRLPRQIEERNEKLKKEMLGKLKDLGNLVLRPFGLSTENFQIKQDSSTGSYSINFVQNPNNNR, encoded by the exons ATGGAAGAGTTTAAAGATGCAAGCCTTCCTGAGAAATTTCTTGACCAATTAAAACTTTCTGATCAGAAGTCTTCAGAGACTGCCCCCAAAGATGCACAGACTTCCCAAAATACTGAAAGTGGATGTACATCATCTTTAGCCAAAGATCCCACAACAACAGACGAGAGTTTCCATGACTGTCATGACTCCTTTGAGGCAAAAGAACCCGTGTTGGATGATGATGGAAATTTACAGAATGATGAGAATAGCTCAAGGAAGCAGACAGAACTAGATGAAGAATACTTGCTAGAACTAGAAAAAGATAtgccagaggaagaaaaacag aaaagaagaaaggagagcacaacactgaaggagaaaggaaatgagCAGTTCAAGAAAGGAG ACTATGGGGAGGCAGAAGACTCTTACACAAGGGCTCTGCAGATTTGTCCAGCGTGCTTCCAAAAAGACAGGGctgttttattttcaaataGAGCTGCTGCAAAAATGAAACAG GAGAAGATAGAAGCTGCCCTAAGTGACTGCAGCAAAG CAGTGGAATTGGATCCTAACTATATTAGAGCTTTGCTGAGGAGAGCAGAACTGTATGAAAAAACAGAAAAACTAGATGAAGCTCTGGAAGATTATAAGGCAATCCTAGAAAAAGACCCATCAGTTCATCAAGCCAGAGAAGCTTGCATG CGATTGCCTAGACAAATCGAAGAGCGGAACGAAAAactaaagaaagaaatgttag GCAAACTGAAGGATCTTGGGAATCTGGTTCTCCGCCCCTTTGGCCTGTCAACAGAAAATTTCCAGATAAAACAGGATTCATCAACTGGTTCATACTCAATCAATTTTGTTCAAAATCCAAACAACAATAGATAG